From Vidua chalybeata isolate OUT-0048 chromosome 35 unlocalized genomic scaffold, bVidCha1 merged haplotype SUPER_35_unloc_1, whole genome shotgun sequence:
gcccaggtgtgcccaggtgagctcaggtgtgcccaggtgtgcccaggtgagctcaggtgtgcccaggtgtgcccaggtgagctcaggtgagctcaggtgtgccccaggtgagctcaggtgtgcccagatCAAGAactggggggtcccgggggggctcccaagggggattttggggggaattttggggtcccaggggtgaTTTGGGGGCATTTCGGgagtttttggggatttttggggggttttgggagcccaaaaggtttttttgggtgaattcggggtgattttgggtttttttgggggtcccaggggtgatttttggggttttggagggattttgggggtttttggggtcccaaatttgtttttttagggtgttttttgggggtcccagggctggttttggggttatTCTTGGGGTCTTTGAggtgattttgggatttttggggtgaattttgggatttctgggggaattttggggtcccagaaCTGTTTTCAAGgtgatttgggggattttttggggtgaatttgggatttttgggtgattttgggttttttcgggggggttttggggtcccagagCCGTTTTTAGGGTgatttttggagtttttggggtgatttttgagcgatttttgggatttttggggtgaatttggggattttggggtgaatttgggatttttggggtgaatttgggatttttggggggatttgggggtcccagagctGTTTTTAGGGtgatttttggagttttttgggtgaatttgggaCTTTTGGGGTGaatctgggattttggggtgaatttggggattttggggcgtTTGGGGTCAGCGTGGGGGAGGGGAGCTCTTACGGAAACGAACCCTCTGGAAATCCGAGATCTCCACCCCCGGCCCTGCTGGGAACGGcaccagtacggaccagtaaggaccagtatggaccagtaaggaccagtaaggaccagtacggaccagtataaaccagtatggaccagtccagaccagtccaaaccagtccaGGCCAGTATAAACCACTAACAACCCGCCCAGCGACCccccccagtgcctcccagtacagaccagtaacccccagtgccccctgaatcctctcccagtccctcccagtaacccccaaacccctcccagtttgtcccagtttgtcccagtaacccccaaacctctcccagtttgtcccagttcttcccagtcccctcccagttcatcccagtaacccccaatcccctcccagtttgtcccagtttgtcccagtaacccccaaacctctcccagtttgtcccagtttgtcccagtaacccccaatcccctcccagtttgtcccagtttatcccagtaacccccaaacctctcccagtttgtcccagttcctcccagtcccctcccagtttgtcccagtttgtcccagtttgtcccagtttgtccc
This genomic window contains:
- the LOC128782665 gene encoding basic salivary proline-rich protein 4-like, giving the protein FHDDRWEPQPEPPPEPETPQVPEKVPEGAAVPGAPGAPGSQEDSDQWEDVSEEEEEEEEEEGPSSNQFKPDRPPPPLPHPGGGSRSRPSPPRAPAGAPRRPRSAAGPPPTGRGWRSRISRGFVSVRAPLPHADPKRPKIPKFTPKSQIHPKSPKFTQKTPKITLKTALGPPNPPKNPKFTPKIPNSPQNPQIHPKNPKNRSKITPKTPKITLKTALGPQNPPEKTQNHPKIPNSPQKIPQITLKTVLGPQNSPRNPKIHPKNPKITSKTPRITPKPALGPPKNTLKKQIWDPKNPQNPSKTPKITPGTPKKTQNHPEFTQKNLLGSQNPPKIPKNSRNAPKSPLGPQNSPQNPPWEPPRDPPVLDLGTPELTWGTPELT